One Lachnospiraceae bacterium C1.1 genomic region harbors:
- a CDS encoding transcription termination/antitermination NusG family protein, with the protein MWYVIQTLKGQENKAANEVIRDVAESDEKVFVFENEMEYKVKGEWVKYKNPFFPGYIFVEMDKGKADGFDCRLRRKMYPLKLMGVDGNITPIRPDEEEYLLSLGGEEHIIRHSVGFRIGDMIQISSGSFKGWTGEIKKLNRHKRRATICVPMMGRDVEVSIGLEIVKSLTSEEYESEYPIDRLNMASIANK; encoded by the coding sequence ATGTGGTATGTGATACAGACATTAAAAGGACAGGAAAACAAAGCAGCTAATGAAGTCATCAGAGATGTGGCTGAATCCGATGAAAAGGTCTTTGTATTTGAAAATGAAATGGAGTACAAGGTGAAGGGGGAATGGGTAAAGTACAAAAATCCATTTTTTCCGGGATACATCTTTGTAGAGATGGATAAAGGCAAAGCTGACGGGTTTGATTGTCGTTTGAGAAGAAAGATGTATCCGCTAAAACTTATGGGAGTGGATGGAAATATTACTCCGATCAGACCTGATGAAGAAGAATATCTGCTAAGTCTTGGTGGGGAAGAACATATCATACGGCATTCAGTAGGGTTTCGTATAGGAGATATGATACAGATTTCATCCGGCTCGTTCAAAGGATGGACCGGGGAGATCAAGAAGCTCAATCGTCATAAAAGACGGGCTACAATATGTGTTCCCATGATGGGACGCGATGTTGAAGTAAGCATAGGATTGGAAATTGTGAAGAGTCTGACTTCTGAAGAATATGAGTCAGAGTATCCGATAGACAGACTAAATATGGCAAGCATTGCAAATAAATAA
- a CDS encoding site-specific integrase, translated as MARKGENIYKRKDGRWEARYIADRYANGHAKYRSVYAQSYSEVKKKRQRIMLKQTGLKYEDRSKAGTVGYVAKAWIRDCAHKWKESTRCRYQEKLNIYILPHFGKRRFSNITTAEVESFISMIQTEGMPGRDPVGAGTARSVLTVLKQIRLHALKMDLQVRFNPDCIVVRSQRAEITVFSETEERKLVAELKSDTDETDAGFLICLFTGIRVGELCALNCDNIDMEEGVIHIRATMQRLPDKSGGKQKTKVTIDKPKSECSVRDIPINKDLLEVLRRFYKPGAFLLTGDKDKFVEPKTMENRFKGILKKCGLKPAGVHSTRHTFASRCIERGMDPKTLSEILGHANVATTLNTYVHSNKKSKVDGVNMLSDLFAV; from the coding sequence ATGGCTAGAAAAGGTGAAAACATATACAAAAGAAAGGACGGACGGTGGGAAGCAAGATATATTGCTGACCGTTACGCAAATGGTCATGCAAAATACCGTTCAGTATATGCCCAGAGTTACTCAGAAGTTAAGAAAAAACGTCAGCGCATAATGCTTAAGCAGACGGGGCTTAAGTATGAAGACCGGTCAAAAGCAGGAACGGTTGGCTATGTTGCCAAAGCATGGATCAGGGACTGCGCTCATAAGTGGAAAGAATCCACAAGATGCCGCTATCAGGAGAAATTAAACATCTACATACTGCCGCATTTCGGTAAGCGCAGATTTTCCAATATAACTACAGCGGAGGTTGAGTCCTTTATATCCATGATCCAGACAGAGGGAATGCCCGGCAGAGATCCTGTCGGTGCCGGTACTGCCAGATCCGTTCTGACAGTTTTGAAGCAGATCCGGCTTCATGCACTCAAAATGGATCTGCAGGTACGTTTTAACCCGGATTGTATTGTGGTCAGATCACAAAGAGCAGAAATAACGGTATTTTCTGAGACTGAAGAGAGGAAACTTGTAGCTGAGCTTAAATCTGATACAGATGAAACAGATGCCGGATTTCTCATCTGTCTGTTTACTGGTATCCGCGTAGGTGAACTCTGTGCTCTTAACTGTGACAATATAGATATGGAGGAAGGAGTGATACATATACGTGCCACCATGCAGCGTCTTCCTGACAAAAGCGGCGGAAAACAAAAGACAAAAGTCACGATAGATAAGCCAAAAAGCGAATGCTCTGTTCGGGATATACCAATAAATAAAGATCTTTTAGAAGTGCTCCGCAGGTTTTATAAACCCGGAGCATTTCTCTTGACCGGAGATAAGGATAAATTTGTAGAACCAAAGACAATGGAGAACCGTTTTAAGGGCATCCTGAAAAAATGTGGTCTGAAACCTGCCGGTGTTCACAGCACCCGACATACTTTTGCTTCCAGATGTATAGAACGAGGCATGGACCCGAAGACTTTATCAGAGATCCTCGGTCATGCAAATGTCGCTACCACGCTTAATACCTATGTCCATAGTAACAAGAAAAGTAAAGTGGATGGTGTGAATATGCTTTCAGATTTATTCGCCGTATAA
- the tnpA gene encoding IS200/IS605 family transposase, translating into MDDRYNHRNRRKYSLKVHIVLVTKYRKQILKGSIADDVKQKIYDICNSKGYDIIAMETDKDHIHFLISYDTTDRVCDIVKLIKQQTTFYLWQRYPNFLSKCYWKHKIFWSDGYFACSIGEISSATIQKYIESQG; encoded by the coding sequence ATGGATGATAGATACAATCACCGTAACAGGCGTAAATACAGCCTAAAAGTACACATCGTTCTTGTCACTAAGTACCGCAAACAGATTCTTAAAGGCTCTATTGCTGATGATGTAAAGCAAAAGATATACGATATCTGCAATTCTAAAGGTTATGACATTATTGCAATGGAAACCGATAAAGACCATATACATTTCCTGATAAGCTACGATACCACGGACAGAGTATGTGACATTGTAAAATTGATTAAACAGCAGACAACATTTTATCTGTGGCAAAGATATCCAAATTTCTTATCTAAGTGTTATTGGAAACATAAGATATTTTGGTCAGACGGATACTTTGCCTGTAGCATTGGTGAGATATCATCAGCTACTATACAAAAGTACATCGAAAGCCAAGGTTAA
- a CDS encoding transposase: MEQMTVTAKIQISVSVDSKVLLDETMSVYSDACNYVSDYVFHTHDLKQFSLNKALYSTLREMFGLKSQMAQSVFKTVIARYKTILENQKEWIQPSFKKPQYDLVWNRDYSLTQNCFSINTLNGRVKLPYFAEGMAKYFDHDIYKFGTAKLVNKHGKYFLHIPVTYDVEESNVSDICNVVGIDRGINFVVATYDSKHKSEFVSGKAIKQKRAHYSKLRKELQMRQTPSARRRLKAIGQRENRWMQDVNHQVSKALVESNPKHTLFVLEDLSGVRNATERVRTKDRYVSVSWSFYDLEQKLIYKAKQNQSTVIKVDPRYTSQCCPVCGHIEKANRNKKIHLFTCKNCGYKSNDDRIGAMNLYRMGINHLEDSQVPDTVTAE, translated from the coding sequence ATGGAACAGATGACAGTCACGGCTAAAATTCAGATATCCGTTAGTGTAGACAGTAAGGTTTTGCTTGATGAAACCATGTCTGTTTATTCTGATGCCTGTAATTATGTATCTGACTATGTGTTCCATACTCACGACCTAAAGCAGTTCTCACTTAACAAGGCTTTGTACTCTACACTCCGAGAAATGTTTGGACTCAAATCTCAGATGGCTCAGTCCGTATTTAAGACTGTTATTGCAAGATACAAGACTATTCTCGAAAATCAGAAAGAGTGGATTCAGCCATCCTTCAAAAAACCACAGTATGACCTTGTTTGGAACAGAGATTATTCCCTTACACAAAACTGCTTTTCAATAAATACACTGAATGGACGTGTTAAGTTGCCCTATTTTGCTGAAGGCATGGCAAAATACTTTGACCACGACATCTATAAGTTTGGAACTGCCAAGCTCGTAAATAAGCATGGTAAGTATTTTTTGCATATTCCTGTAACCTACGATGTCGAAGAAAGTAATGTCTCTGACATCTGTAATGTTGTTGGCATTGACAGAGGTATCAACTTTGTCGTTGCCACTTATGATAGTAAGCACAAGTCTGAATTTGTAAGCGGTAAAGCCATCAAGCAAAAACGTGCTCATTATTCAAAACTACGTAAAGAACTCCAAATGCGTCAGACTCCATCAGCAAGACGTAGACTTAAAGCTATCGGTCAACGAGAAAACCGTTGGATGCAGGATGTTAATCACCAGGTATCAAAGGCACTCGTTGAATCCAACCCGAAGCATACGCTCTTTGTTCTTGAAGATTTGTCAGGCGTTCGTAATGCTACAGAGCGTGTCAGAACCAAAGACCGCTACGTTTCCGTATCGTGGTCTTTCTATGACCTTGAACAGAAACTTATCTACAAAGCTAAACAGAATCAGTCTACTGTTATTAAGGTTGACCCTCGTTATACGAGTCAGTGCTGTCCTGTATGTGGACACATTGAAAAAGCTAACCGTAACAAGAAGATACATCTGTTTACCTGCAAGAACTGTGGCTATAAGTCTAACGATGACCGCATTGGAGCTATGAATCTGTACCGCATGGGAATCAACCATCTCGAAGATAGTCAGGTACCTGATACAGTTACGGCAGAGTAA
- a CDS encoding type II toxin-antitoxin system RelE/ParE family toxin, translating into MVFQLRYSPVAEEDLYRVWDEVWEASQNFDIADKYAENLRNALKQKKKYPKTGSPLTYMGEFTGLYYVTFKEYIAFYRIHGDVIEVVRVLFSRSDYVNYHAPKGTWLATPL; encoded by the coding sequence ATGGTTTTCCAACTGAGATACTCTCCGGTTGCTGAAGAAGACCTGTATCGAGTGTGGGATGAAGTCTGGGAGGCTTCACAAAACTTTGATATAGCGGACAAATATGCGGAAAATCTTCGTAATGCCTTGAAACAAAAGAAGAAGTATCCAAAGACAGGTAGTCCGCTTACATACATGGGGGAATTTACAGGACTATATTATGTGACATTTAAGGAGTATATTGCATTTTACAGAATCCACGGTGATGTGATTGAGGTTGTAAGAGTGCTGTTCTCCCGAAGCGATTATGTCAACTACCACGCACCTAAAGGTACGTGGCTTGCGACTCCCCTGTAG
- a CDS encoding prevent-host-death protein, translating to MPMIAPVSELRNYGQVLEKVKPNAPVYLTKNGHGQFSVHSIEDDEEFEKARAMVRLLTEINKGIQSGEEQGWLSDEDLDRHLRERRKQKEKMLMEQKAEG from the coding sequence ATGCCGATGATAGCACCAGTATCCGAATTAAGAAATTATGGACAGGTACTTGAAAAAGTGAAACCAAACGCTCCTGTTTATCTGACTAAAAATGGTCATGGTCAGTTTAGCGTTCACAGCATAGAGGATGATGAGGAATTTGAAAAAGCAAGGGCGATGGTTCGACTCCTGACCGAGATAAACAAGGGTATACAGTCTGGAGAAGAACAAGGCTGGCTTTCAGATGAGGATCTGGACAGGCATTTGAGAGAGAGACGAAAACAGAAGGAAAAAATGCTTATGGAGCAAAAAGCGGAGGGTTGA
- a CDS encoding 5'-nucleotidase C-terminal domain-containing protein, with the protein MKGERRVKNVMVGGEPIDPDREYTVAGSAYALLENGDGQTAFGDAEILEMSELVDYQCLTDYLTETLDGKIGYEYGDPYGQGRIVIVEHK; encoded by the coding sequence ATAAAAGGAGAAAGAAGAGTAAAAAATGTCATGGTGGGAGGCGAACCGATAGATCCTGACAGGGAATATACTGTTGCAGGTTCAGCTTATGCGTTATTGGAAAATGGTGACGGGCAAACGGCATTTGGTGATGCTGAAATTCTTGAAATGTCAGAACTGGTTGATTATCAGTGTCTGACAGATTATTTAACAGAAACTCTTGACGGAAAAATCGGTTATGAATACGGAGACCCATATGGACAGGGAAGGATCGTGATAGTAGAACATAAATAA
- a CDS encoding glycerate kinase, with protein MKIVTAIDSFKGSMTSVEAGNAAAAGFKKADPSAEVIVRPLADGGEGTVEALIEGMNGQREEVLVSGPLEEKVNCVYGIIKDSMTAVIEMSGAAGITLIPKSSLNPLDTTTYGVGEVIKEAINKGCRRFIVGIGGSATNDGGVGMLQALGFEFLDKDGNEIAHGAKGLKNLASIKDSNVIAELKECKFMVACDVTNPLCGINGCSAVFGPQKGASPDMVKDMDKWMGHYAEITKKLYPDADAEYPGTGAAGGLGFAFLNFTNAELKSGIRIILEETRLEEYIKDADLVITGEGMLDFQTAMGKAPIGVAKLAKKYSKPVIAFAGGVTKDADACNENGIDAFFPIVRGVTSLEKALIPENAKYNLTAAAEQVMRLLLIKRGEEFK; from the coding sequence ATGAAAATAGTTACGGCAATAGATTCATTTAAGGGCAGTATGACTTCGGTAGAAGCGGGAAATGCAGCAGCAGCCGGTTTTAAAAAGGCAGATCCGTCAGCAGAGGTTATAGTCAGACCATTAGCGGATGGTGGAGAAGGCACGGTTGAAGCTTTGATCGAAGGAATGAACGGTCAGCGAGAAGAGGTTTTGGTATCCGGTCCTTTAGAAGAGAAAGTTAACTGTGTATATGGAATTATCAAAGATTCTATGACTGCAGTTATAGAGATGAGCGGGGCAGCAGGTATCACACTTATCCCAAAGAGCAGCCTGAATCCGCTTGATACAACAACATACGGTGTTGGAGAGGTTATTAAAGAGGCCATAAACAAAGGCTGCCGCAGGTTCATTGTTGGTATCGGAGGCAGTGCGACTAATGATGGCGGTGTAGGAATGCTGCAGGCACTTGGATTTGAATTTCTGGATAAAGACGGCAATGAGATCGCGCATGGCGCAAAAGGGCTTAAAAATCTGGCATCTATCAAAGACTCCAATGTCATTGCAGAACTCAAAGAATGTAAGTTTATGGTGGCATGTGATGTTACAAATCCTTTGTGCGGTATAAATGGCTGCAGTGCGGTATTTGGGCCACAAAAGGGTGCAAGTCCTGATATGGTAAAAGATATGGACAAATGGATGGGTCACTATGCAGAGATAACGAAGAAACTATATCCTGATGCAGATGCGGAATATCCGGGGACGGGAGCGGCAGGCGGACTTGGATTTGCTTTTCTGAATTTTACCAATGCGGAACTTAAGTCGGGTATCCGGATCATTCTGGAGGAGACAAGGCTTGAAGAATACATAAAAGATGCAGATCTTGTCATAACCGGAGAGGGAATGCTCGATTTCCAGACTGCCATGGGTAAGGCACCGATAGGTGTTGCAAAACTTGCAAAGAAATATTCAAAGCCTGTAATAGCATTCGCAGGCGGAGTAACGAAAGATGCAGATGCGTGTAATGAAAATGGTATAGATGCGTTTTTCCCCATAGTCAGAGGTGTTACAAGTCTTGAAAAAGCCCTGATACCCGAAAATGCGAAATATAACCTGACAGCGGCAGCAGAGCAGGTAATGAGACTTTTGTTAATAAAAAGGGGTGAAGAATTTAAATAA